A window of the Streptomyces sp. JB150 genome harbors these coding sequences:
- a CDS encoding glutamate-cysteine ligase family protein — protein MGEKVVAGAFDLSDRQRYRDKLHKCLRGLERLLEEKRFDRPKNLMGLEIELNLAGADGMPRMLNGQVLERIASRDFQTELAMFNLEVNVTPHRLGGRVFDRLAEELRTSLAYAHRKAGEVDAGIVMIGILPTLERDDLVSSNLSDVDRYTLLNDQIVAARGEDFTLDIEGVEHLVCTARSITPEAACTSVQLHLQVTPDRFADVWNAAQAASAAQIAVGANSPFLFGRELWRESRPPLFQQSTDTRPPELQAQGVRPRTWFGERWISSAYDLFEENLRYFPALLPICDDEEPLDVLDAGGIPALSELVLHNGTVYRWNRPVYDVADGMPHLRVENRVLPAGPTVTDVVANAAFYYGLVRALAEEAKPLWTRLPFETAAANFDAACRYGIDARFEWPRGRNGGLAEVDAVSLVRDELLPLAEAGLDAWGVEPADRDLYLGVIEERCRRRVNGASWQVATFHQALEAGLSRPAALAATTRRYAELMRAGDPVHLWPVGLPEPVPTGGGVARGGR, from the coding sequence ATGGGGGAGAAGGTCGTGGCAGGCGCGTTCGACCTGTCCGATCGGCAGCGGTATCGCGACAAGCTCCACAAGTGCCTCAGGGGCCTGGAGCGGCTCTTGGAGGAGAAGAGGTTCGACCGGCCCAAGAATCTGATGGGTCTGGAGATCGAGCTGAATCTCGCGGGCGCCGACGGCATGCCGAGAATGCTGAACGGTCAAGTACTCGAAAGGATCGCCAGCCGGGATTTCCAAACGGAACTCGCCATGTTCAATCTGGAGGTCAACGTCACTCCCCACCGGCTCGGTGGGCGGGTATTCGACCGGCTGGCCGAGGAACTGCGCACCTCGCTGGCGTATGCGCACCGGAAAGCCGGTGAGGTGGACGCGGGAATCGTGATGATCGGCATTCTGCCGACCCTGGAACGCGACGATCTGGTCTCCTCGAACCTCTCCGACGTCGACCGCTACACGCTGCTGAACGATCAGATCGTGGCCGCGCGCGGAGAGGACTTCACGCTCGACATCGAGGGTGTGGAGCACCTGGTCTGCACCGCGCGGTCCATCACGCCGGAGGCCGCCTGCACCTCGGTGCAGCTGCATCTGCAGGTCACTCCGGACCGGTTCGCCGACGTGTGGAACGCCGCGCAGGCGGCGTCGGCCGCGCAGATAGCCGTAGGTGCCAACTCGCCCTTCCTGTTCGGCCGGGAGCTGTGGCGCGAGTCCCGGCCGCCGCTGTTCCAGCAGTCCACCGACACCCGCCCGCCCGAGCTGCAGGCGCAGGGGGTGCGGCCGCGGACCTGGTTCGGGGAGCGGTGGATCTCCTCGGCGTACGACCTGTTCGAGGAGAACCTGCGCTACTTCCCGGCGCTGCTGCCGATCTGTGACGACGAGGAACCGCTGGACGTCCTGGACGCGGGCGGCATACCGGCCCTGTCCGAGCTGGTGCTGCACAACGGCACGGTCTACCGCTGGAACCGGCCGGTGTACGACGTCGCCGACGGCATGCCGCATCTGCGGGTGGAGAACCGGGTGCTGCCGGCCGGGCCGACCGTGACGGACGTCGTGGCGAACGCGGCCTTCTACTACGGCCTGGTCCGGGCCCTGGCCGAGGAGGCCAAGCCGCTGTGGACCCGGCTGCCCTTCGAGACGGCCGCCGCCAACTTCGACGCGGCCTGCCGGTACGGCATCGACGCGCGGTTCGAGTGGCCGCGCGGACGCAACGGCGGGCTGGCCGAGGTCGACGCGGTGAGCCTCGTCCGCGACGAACTGCTCCCGCTGGCCGAGGCGGGGCTGGACGCGTGGGGCGTCGAACCGGCGGACCGGGATCTGTACCTCGGGGTGATCGAGGAGCGGTGCCGCCGGCGGGTCAACGGGGCGTCCTGGCAGGTCGCCACGTTCCACCAGGCGCTGGAGGCGGGGCTGTCGCGGCCGGCCGCGCTGGCCGCGACGACCCGGCGGTACGCCGAACTCATGCGTGCGGGCGACCCGGTGCACCTGTGGCCGGTGGGGCTGCCGGAGCCGGTGCCCACGGGCGGCGGTGTCGCACGAGGGGGCCGGTGA
- a CDS encoding DUF5999 family protein encodes MCQHQPPCPTADSADRESARLVAHHPEQGWSLLCNGVVLFEDTGELLPDGQVIAPHRPADTGRVMTAA; translated from the coding sequence ATGTGCCAGCACCAGCCACCGTGCCCGACAGCCGACTCCGCCGACCGGGAATCCGCCCGTCTCGTGGCGCACCACCCGGAGCAGGGATGGAGCCTGCTGTGCAACGGCGTCGTGCTCTTCGAGGACACCGGTGAGCTGCTGCCGGACGGCCAGGTCATCGCCCCGCACCGGCCTGCGGACACCGGCCGGGTGATGACGGCCGCCTGA
- a CDS encoding glycoside hydrolase family 43 protein — protein MRTYENPVLAGFHPDPSVCRVGEDYYLVCSSFEYFPGIPVFHSRDLVHWRRIGNVLDRPEQLPLPPDVPASGGIYAPTIRHHDGRFHVITTNVGGGGNFLVTSERPEGPWSDPVWIDLPGIDPDLAWDDDGTCWVALAGVGVARIDPATGKVLQEPVPVWSGSGKRDPEGPHLYRIGEWWYLLVAEGGTARGHSVSVARARSPLGPYEPAPHNPVLTHSGSREPVQCTGHADLVQAADGSWWMVLLGTRPRGFFPEYHVLGRETFLVPVEWADGWPRTAPVRERQPAPAAWRPAGAGQRAATADPARDDFEGTDLAPHWISPHGRPEGSWSLTERPGWLTLTATGDSLDRPGHTFVGRRQQHHDCRAAVRLDPGTGRAGLAVRMDEAHHYALEMVGGAARVIARIGPVRQCLAEHPVPPGPVVLAVDIRTSDVRPPTAVRPGDDPMTLGVRAGGPDTLVFSVEVPGGGQPDAPVGPVGGSPGEAPDGDTGGVSSAGQGGGPGVGAEGGPGAGAAGGPGDAPGGHPRGDNPGGEPGSGPRQGAGGGPGGEPRRGPGQVVRLAELDGRYLSTEVAGGFTGRVIGMYVTEGRAAFDWFAYEARS, from the coding sequence ATGCGGACTTACGAGAACCCGGTCCTCGCCGGTTTCCACCCCGACCCCAGTGTGTGCCGGGTCGGCGAGGACTACTACCTGGTCTGTTCCAGCTTCGAGTACTTCCCCGGCATACCCGTCTTCCACAGCCGGGACCTGGTGCACTGGCGCCGGATCGGCAACGTCCTGGACCGGCCGGAGCAACTGCCGCTGCCGCCGGACGTGCCGGCGTCGGGCGGGATCTACGCCCCGACGATCCGCCACCACGACGGGCGGTTCCACGTCATCACCACCAACGTCGGCGGTGGCGGCAACTTCCTCGTCACCAGCGAGCGGCCCGAGGGCCCCTGGTCCGACCCGGTGTGGATCGACCTGCCCGGCATCGACCCCGACCTGGCCTGGGACGACGACGGCACCTGCTGGGTCGCCCTGGCGGGCGTCGGTGTCGCCCGGATCGACCCGGCCACGGGGAAGGTGCTGCAGGAGCCGGTGCCGGTGTGGTCCGGCTCGGGCAAGCGGGACCCGGAGGGGCCGCACCTGTACCGGATCGGGGAGTGGTGGTATCTGCTGGTCGCCGAGGGCGGCACGGCACGCGGCCACTCCGTGTCCGTCGCCCGCGCCCGCAGCCCCCTGGGCCCGTACGAGCCCGCGCCGCACAACCCGGTCCTGACCCACAGCGGCAGCCGCGAGCCCGTCCAGTGCACGGGGCACGCCGATCTGGTCCAGGCGGCCGACGGCAGCTGGTGGATGGTGCTCCTCGGCACCCGGCCGCGCGGCTTCTTCCCGGAGTACCACGTCCTGGGCCGCGAGACGTTCCTCGTCCCGGTCGAGTGGGCCGACGGCTGGCCCCGGACCGCACCCGTGCGCGAGCGGCAGCCGGCGCCCGCGGCCTGGCGGCCGGCGGGGGCGGGGCAGAGGGCGGCGACGGCCGACCCGGCACGGGACGACTTCGAGGGCACGGACCTCGCCCCGCACTGGATCTCCCCGCACGGCCGCCCGGAGGGCTCCTGGTCGCTGACCGAGCGGCCCGGCTGGCTGACCCTGACCGCGACCGGGGACAGCCTGGACCGCCCCGGCCACACCTTCGTCGGCCGGCGCCAGCAGCATCACGACTGCCGGGCCGCCGTACGGCTGGACCCGGGGACCGGGCGGGCCGGACTCGCGGTCCGGATGGACGAGGCCCACCACTACGCCCTTGAGATGGTCGGGGGAGCGGCGCGCGTGATCGCCCGGATCGGGCCGGTGCGTCAGTGCCTCGCCGAGCATCCGGTCCCGCCGGGGCCGGTCGTCCTCGCCGTGGACATCCGCACGAGCGACGTCCGCCCGCCGACGGCCGTGCGGCCCGGCGATGACCCGATGACCCTCGGCGTGCGGGCGGGCGGGCCGGACACGCTCGTCTTCTCGGTCGAGGTGCCGGGGGGCGGGCAGCCCGACGCACCGGTCGGGCCTGTGGGCGGCAGCCCGGGTGAGGCGCCCGACGGGGATACGGGCGGCGTATCGAGTGCGGGGCAGGGCGGCGGACCGGGCGTGGGGGCGGAGGGCGGGCCGGGCGCGGGGGCGGCCGGGGGACCGGGCGATGCGCCAGGCGGGCATCCTCGGGGCGACAACCCAGGTGGGGAGCCCGGCAGCGGACCGCGCCAGGGTGCGGGCGGTGGGCCCGGCGGGGAGCCGCGCCGCGGTCCCGGTCAGGTCGTGCGGCTGGCGGAGCTGGACGGGCGGTATCTGTCCACCGAGGTGGCCGGCGGGTTCACCGGGCGAGTGATCGGCATGTACGTCACCGAGGGGCGGGCGGCGTTCGACTGGTTCGCCTACGAGGCGAGGAGCTGA
- a CDS encoding helix-turn-helix transcriptional regulator, which produces MHSYTIGQAARLLGVSPDTARRWADAGRVATHRDASGRRLIDGRDLAAFSVELAQAGHAEEDTPYTSARNAFPGIVTAIKLGDVAAQVEIQAGPHRLVSLLTREAVEELGLEVGMEATARVKSTNVHIDRS; this is translated from the coding sequence ATGCACTCCTACACGATCGGTCAGGCCGCGCGGCTGCTCGGCGTCAGCCCCGACACCGCCCGCCGCTGGGCGGACGCGGGCCGGGTGGCGACCCACCGCGACGCGTCCGGACGCCGGCTCATCGACGGCCGGGACCTCGCCGCCTTCTCGGTCGAACTCGCCCAAGCCGGCCACGCCGAGGAGGACACCCCCTACACCTCGGCCCGCAACGCCTTCCCCGGCATCGTGACCGCGATCAAGCTCGGTGACGTCGCCGCCCAGGTCGAGATCCAGGCGGGCCCGCACCGCCTGGTCTCCCTGCTCACCCGGGAGGCCGTCGAGGAACTGGGCCTGGAGGTCGGCATGGAGGCCACCGCCCGGGTGAAGTCGACGAATGTCCATATCGACCGCAGCTGA